The Kwoniella dendrophila CBS 6074 chromosome 1, complete sequence genome contains a region encoding:
- a CDS encoding adenylate kinase: MASAAGSGSEVEYLKTLVSQLQDKIHNLENKASSTVSSAVDSAKAAVGLGGSGDAPRMVLIGPPGAGKGTQAPNISGKYCICHLATGDMLRSQVAKQTELGKAAKKIMDQGGLVSDEIMIGMIKKELSENAECKNGFILDGFPRTVPQASKLDAMLKESKQAIDHAIELKIPDALLISRITGRLVHPASGRSYHKEFNPPKKPMTDDQTGEPLIQRSDDNVETLKKRLTTYHQQTGPVVDYYKGTGIWTPVDAAQSPKLVWASIGKILEGTREGKMIRE; this comes from the exons ATGGCTTCAGCtgcaggttcaggttcagagGTTGAATACCTCAAAACTTTGGTTTCTCAA TTACAAGATAAAATTCACAATCTCGAGAATAAAGCTAGTTCAACCGTTTCTTCAGCTGTCGATTCTGCCAAAGCAGCtgttggtttaggtggttcaggAGATGCTCCTCGAATGGTTTTGATCGGTCCACCAGGTGCTG gtaaaggtactCAAGCACCAAACATTTCAGGAAAATATTGTATTTGTCATTTAGCTACAGGTGATATGCTTAGAAGTCAAGTTGCAAAACaaactgaattaggtaaagctgCTAAAAAAATCATGGAtcaaggtggtttagttTCAGATGAAATTATGATTGGTATGattaaaaaagaattatctgaaaatgctGAATGTAAAAATGG TTTCATTCTTGATGGTTTCCCAAGAACTGTACCACAAGCTTCAAAACTTGATGCCATGTTAAAAGAATCTAAACAAGCTATTGACCATGCTATCGAACTAAAAATCCCAGATGCTCTGTTAATCTCAAGAATTACTGGTAGATTAGTACATCCAGCTTCAGGTAGAAGTTACCACAAAGAAT TCAACCCACCTAAAAAACCAATGACAGATGATCAAACAGGAGAACCATTAATTCAAAGATCAGATGATAACGTTGAAACTTTAAAGAAAAGATTAACAacttatcatcaacaaactggacctgttgttgattattatAAAGGTACAGGTATTTGGACACCAGTTGATGCTGCACAATCACCAAAATTAGTTTGGGCTTCAATTGGTAAAATCTTAGAAGGTACAAGAGAAGGTAAGATGATCAGAGAGTAA